TCCTGCATATGAATATGTCCTGAAAGGACTAGATTCAGCCCATTCTTCCGTAGGGATTGTATAGCTTCCTGACTGTTATTAAGCTTAAATCCTGAAACAGACATAGAAGTATGGCTAAGTAAGTTATGGTGCATCACCGTAATCACTGAAGCGTGTTCTTTGGCTGCAAGCTTAACAGATTCGTCCATCCATGAAAGAGTAGAGGAAGCAATACGTCCATCCGTCTGAGGGAATCCGTATTTCAGATTATTAAGATATTGGCTGCTGTCTATCATGAGAATCCATAAGTTGGGGGCGGCCTTGACGATATAGCTTAATGATTCCTTATCACGTGATACAGCCTCTTTGTAGCCGAAATCCGCATACATTTTGACGAAGTCTTTGTCCGTAATTGAATCCGTAAGGAGCTGTTTATCGCCGCTGAAGGATCTAGCCCAAGGATTGAATATGTCGTGATTGCCAGGAATGACATAAACAGAGGTTCCTTGTTGTTCAATTCGTTTTAACTTTTCGGTTAACTTTTGATGGCTGCTGCGTTCCCCATTATTAGTTAAATCACCACTGAGGATGATAAACGCAGGCTTTTTCTGTTCAGCTTCATAGACCATAGCTTCAGCCATTTCATCACTGTAAGGCAGCATTTTCCCGTCACCGCCCGTGACATAGGTCTGAAAAGCCTGACCACCGTCCTGAAGATCCTTATCTAAAAAGTGAGTATCTGTAGCTACCCAGAAAGATACAGGTTTAAGTTCAGTCTGATCAAGTTCTACAGCATTTAAATTAGACGATTTTGTGTCTTTACAGCCAGTAAGCGCCAAGCTAAGGCAAAGGAGCATCATACAAGAGAATATGACCGTTTTTTTATGTAGGATGAGCGCTTTATCTGTTGTGAATTTCATATAAATAACCTTCCTTCTGTACTTTTGCTGCACTATTGTAGCTTATTTTCAGCAGTTATGTATATCGGAAAAGTGAAGAGGAGATGTTACTTACCGGGAGCCTTTTATATCCGACAATATTAGTTGTGAATAAATGTTGTGTTTTTAGAAAAAAGGTGATAAGATGTACAAAAGTAAGTTACTTAAATAAATGGAGGTAGTTATTTTATGTCTAACAATTTTCTAGAAGCGGTTAAAGGAAGACGTTCTATTTATGCTATTAGCAAAGAATCCACGGTAACAGATGCTCAAATTATTGAAATCGTTGAACAAGCGGTTTTGCATAGCCCTACATCATTCAACTCCCAAAGCTCCAGAGCGGTTGTTCTTTTAGGTGAACAGCATGATAAATTATGGGATATCACGACAGAAACTTTGCGCAAAATCGTTCCAGCTGAACAATTTGAAGGAACAGCGCAAAAACTAGCATCTTTCAAAGCAGGATACGGTTCCGTATTGTTCTTTGAAGACCAAGCGGTAGTGAAGAACCTTCAAGAAAACTTTGCATTGTATGCGGAGAACTTCCCAGTTTGGTCCAACCAATCTTCAGGCATTCTGCAATTCGTAGTATGGACTGCACTTTCTGAAGTAGGTTTAGGCGCATCCCTGCAGCACTATAACCCACTGATTGATGACGAAGTGAAAGAAGCATGGGGCATCCCGCAAGAATGGAAGCTGATTGCACAATTGCCGTTTGGTAAGACAGTAACTCCAGCAGGTGAGAAACAATTCCAACCGATTGAAGATCGCGTTAAAGTCTTTAAATAAGCTTAAAAGAGTGTTTAAAACCTTCTTGACCTGGCTAAGTGAAGTATACAGGTTAAGGAGGTTTTTGTATGCCGTGGAACAAAGATGATTATCCAGATTCACTGAAGAACTTCACAGCACCAGTTCGTAATAAAGCGATAGATATTGCTAATGCACTGCTAGAAGATGGATATGAAGAGGGAAGGGCGATCTCTATTGCTACCTCGCAAGCGAAAGAGTGGGGAGAGAACCGTGATAAGCAGATTCGAAAAAAAGGACACTAATCAGTTCGGAAATTGGTACAAAAAAAGCAGGACAGCGTCTTATAACGCTTGTCCTGCTTTTTACTGTCGTATTATTTAGCGGATTCAGTTCCTGCTTCTGCGCTTGCAGATGGTTCAGGAGAAGCTGTTGCTTCTTTTTTGGCATCCGTAAGTGAATTTGTGATTTTAGCTTTTGCAGTTGTATCTGACAACCAAGAAGTGGAAAGGGTGGAAACCTTTTGAGACACAAGCGTCTTTTTGATTTCATCTTTCTTTTCTTCCAAGGTGTAGTTTTTAGCATCTTTGTGGTCGGTTACTTTAATGATGTGATAACCATAATCGGATTTCACAGCATCACTTGTTTCCCCGACTTTAAGCTTAAATGCTACATCAGAGAATTCAGCTACCATATCTCCACGTTTGAAGAAGTCTAGATCTCCGCCATTATCTTTTGAACCAGTGTCCGAAGATTTTTCTTTGGCTAGTTCAGCGAAATCTGCTCCATCTTTCAATTGCTTCAGAATTGCATCAGCTTCTTCTTTAGTCTCAACGAGAATGTGGGAAGCGCGAACTTGTTCTTCTTCGTTAAAAGAAGCTTTATTTGCATCATAATATTCCTTGATTTCTTCATCGGTTACAGTTACTTGCGGCTCAAGAATCTTACGCAGTTTAACTTGCAGTGGCATTTGTTTCTTCAAGTCATCAACGGTCATTGAGCTTTGTTGCAATGCAGCATTAAATGCAGCTTCTCCGCCGAATTGAGCTTTAAGATCTTCTAATTCAGCATTGATGTCTTCATCAGTAACGGTTACGTTAGCTTTTTTAGCTTCTTGATCAACGAGTTCTGTAGTAATCATAGCTTGCAGCGTGCTTTCTCCACCAGCTTCGATCAATTTATCATAAAGTTGTTCTTTAGTAATGTTAGTTCCGTTAACGGTAGCAACAGCTGTGTTGCTGTCGTCCTTTTGGAACGGAGGCTTAATCAGTACAATGATAAGTGCCGCAGCCAGAACCACCGAGGCAATCATCCAGCCCTTGTTACCTTTAGGAGAAGCTGGTGGAGCAGGTGGGGTTGTATTGTTGTTACTGCCGACTTTGTTCATTACCGGAATACTTTCTTGTTTTACTGTATTCACAGGTTCTTCAGCAGCTACGACCTCCACTTCATTTACTTCATTGGTATTCTCGGAAGTGTTCAACTCTTCCTCCGTAGTACCGTTGTTTTCTAAGTTCTCATTTCCATTCAGATCTTTTTTGTCCATTATGAGTAATGACTCCCTTCAATATAGGTGTTGCTTGTCTATTAACAACTTTAACAGAAATCCAGATCCTAAACCTTAAGAAAGTATAAAAAAAGATAGGATCTTTTTAAGTTTCTATTAATAAAAAGCAAAAAGCCGGAATTGGCATCGGTAACATGCCCTTCCGGCTTATGGGAATAAGATGTTTACTTCAGTCCTTTCAATAGATGACGAATACTTTCTTGTTTCCGTCTTGGGACACGAACGTTTTTAGCGAATAGTCCCTTTTCTCCGAAATAAATGCAGTCGTCTTCGATAGAACTGATCTTGTTCAGATTGACATAACAGCCACCGTACACATGATAGTAAGTTGAATTGGATAACAATCGTTTTAATTGCTCGGCAGTCATTCTCTTTTTTATGTTGTAGTTTCTGCCGTGAAAAATGACCAAATCATGGTCTCCGACCTTAAAGAACAGAATGTCTGTTTCCACCTCGAAGTCCTCGTATACATTTCTGGCTTCCAGCAGGATGCTACTCATTCATGTTCCCCCTTTGTACTTAATAAAAGACTAATGTTAGCGCTTTCATTATAACACACTCCCTAATCCTTGGAAAGCCTTATTTTTGAACTATTTGTCACACTTTTTACTTTATAGTTTGTCATTAACGTTTAAAAACTGTAAATTATATAATAGCAATACTTTGAAGGAGGAATATAGTGATGGAAAAGCAGACTAAGTTATTGCTGTTTACGGGTTCTTATGCAAGTGCCACGGAAAGCGGTGTGCAGGTATTTGAATTCGATGGCGAAGCAGGAGGTACGTTAAAATTAATCGACTCGGTTCAGGGCTTAACTAACCCTACCTTTGTTAATGTGGATGCTACAGCGCTGCGTTTATATGCCATAGGAGAAAAGCCGAATGGTGAGGGTGGAAAAGAGGGCGAAGTCGTTACCTTTGCAATCGATGCTAAGAGTGGGAAATTGAGCGAATTGAACCGAATAGCCACAATGCCTGCTTCAGGTAATGGCCAAACGACCACATGTCATATTTCTAGAGACCTAAACAATGAATACGTTGTTGTATGTAGTTATCATGGTGGCACTGTAGGCTTGATTACATTAGATGAAGAAAAAGTTGCTAGTCAACTTTCGGATGTCGCCATTCATTCCGGCCACGGTCAACACCCTGAACGTCAGGATCGCCCGCATCCCCATTCAGCTATCTTCAGTCCGGACGGGCAGTATCTGTTTGTTTCTGATCTTGGTCTGGATATCATTCGGTCCTACAGAATCAACAGAGATTTGAACAAACTAGAAGTTCACGCTGATACGGTGCTTCATCCGGGAGCGGGACCTCGTCATTTTACTTTTCATCCAGATGGAAAGTCAGCTTATGTAATAAACGAAGTGGATTCCACGATAACATCGTTTACATATGACAGTGCTAGAGGTACTCTTCACACTGTAGATACAGTTTCTACTTTGCCTGAGGATTTTAAGGAAGAGAATACTTGTGCCGAAATTGCTACTTCAATAGATGGAAAATATCTTTACGCATCTAACCGTGGAGCAGATAATATCGCAGTATTTGCGGTGGATCCCGCTACTGCCAAGCTTACATTAATTGAATATGTATCCACTCGTGGAGGGCATCCTCGACACTTCTCTTTAACTCCGGATGGGGCTTATCTGATTGTTGCGAATCGTGACGCTAATAACTTGGTTGTATTCTCTATTGAAGCAGCTAGTGGTCGTCTCGTATTTACTGGAAATACAGCCGAGGTATCTAAGCCGGTATGTGTGAAGCCTGTGATTTTCCCTGTATAAAAGAAGCTCATTAACAAGAGTGAATTAGACAATTTAAGAAATAATAAAGGGAACACCGGAAATGTTGTCCGGTGTTCCCTTTATTATTGAAAAGAGGATGAAGAAATGAAATGAGCTTGTGAGCTATTTGAGTGAGACGGGCTTAAGAGGTACAATAGTGGATACTGCAGATTTAAATAGCACATTCTGTCTGCCATCACCTTGACCCTGTAAAGTGATTGTGAATGCATCATACGAGGTTACGACGCCTTGCATTTTCACACCATTCGTTGTGAAAATCGTCACGGGCACCTTTGTGGAAATAAACTGGTTCAACAAACGTTCCTGTAATTTTAGACTCTCCACTTTGGCAGCACTCCATCTTTTTGTATATTTATTTCTCTATAATTATAGCACGGGTTAGAGCTTCACTGGAAATGCGATCGACAGGCACAAAATTAGACACGGAGGTATTTATGCTTTATTATCAGAACTGGTCTAGAGGTTTTCGTTATTTTATAGGGTTTGCTGCTTGTTTCGTCGTTATTGCGATTCTAGTTCATATGAATAAGGTATCATCATTTGATAACTATATGATTCATTTGGTTCAATCCGCTGAATCACCTGGGCTGACCTCATTTGCGAAAGGATTATCTCTGATTGGTTCCTCTAAGGTAGCGATTGGAATATCTATCGGTACGATGGCTCTGCTCTATTTTCTGCTGAAACATCGGCTTGAGCTAATTCTATTCCTATGGGTTGGACTAGGCTCACAGCTATTGAATACACTTATGAAGTTGTGGTTTCAAAGGGAACGCCCGAATTTCCATCGTATTGTCCAAGAGATTGGGTATAGTTTCCCAAGTGGACACTCTATGGCAGCCTTCTCCTTGTATGGGGTAATTGCCTATTTACTGTGGCGGCATTTGCCGCGAAGAAGTGAACGGATCCTGTTAATAATGTTTGCAGTATTCATGATCGTAGGCATTGGCTGGAGTCGTATTTATTTGGGAGTCCATTATCCTAGCGACGTTATTGGAGGTTTTGCTGCGAGTGGCGCATGGCTGATGTTATCCGTCGGTCTATTTGAAGCCTATAAAAAACGGATATCTTCATAAGGAATGGAGATACCCGTCGATTAGTTAAGGATTCAGTGGGATATTTTAAGGGTTCATCACATGATGTTCCGAAGATTTTCGATCCTGGAAATGACCCATTTTACCTATTTTTTTCTTCAGCATAGAAGGAAGTCCAGCCTTTAGCTTTTGGGCTTCTTCTTTCGTGAGCCGTCCCTCGGTGATGGCTTGATCCAGCCGCTTACTTGCGGATTCGCTGAGCTTCTGAATATATTGCTCCTCTGTCCAGCCTTTTTTCTCACGGGCTAGCTCGGGGAGGGTTTTGCCTGATTTAAGGCTATTGATTAGCTCTGTTCGATCCATCTCAAGCAGCTTGGCTGTTTCGAAAATAATGAAATGTCCGCCGGCTCTGAATTTCCCGTCTTTCCCTGGAGGGGGTCTATGACCTTTTTCCAAGGGTCCAGAATCAGGTGCAGCGGAAGTTACATTCTCAGCTGACGCATGCCCAATAGGAGCAAGAGCTGAAGACAGACTGAGGAAAAGAACCGCTGTAATAGTCGCGAATTTTTTGATGTTGTTATTCATTCACTCACCTCGTATGTTATATGTGATAGGTACTTACTTGAATTAGTATTCCCTGAAAGCTGAAAGAATCATGAGTGAGAGCTTAAATGATCTTAAAATTCATCAACTCTAGGCTTGGGTAATTAGAGGAATGAGGGATTAACAGATGTCCATATTGCAGAGTGGGCCAATTTTTAGGGGGGATATTTTTGGCTTTTGGAGCTCGCATATTTAAAACAGGAATGGCAGTCACGCTTGCCTTGTATCTAGCCGAACTGTTACATTTCCCATCTTCTGTGGGCGCTGCAATCGCAGCAATTTTCGCTATGCAGCCATCGATTTATCGCTCTTGGCGTTATTTTCTTGATCAGCTGACAACGACTACTATGGGCGCGATACTCGCTCTTCTGGGAGGAATGCTGTTATCTAATAGTCCAATTGCGGTTGGGTTAGTCTGTATTCTTGTCATAATGATCAGTATGAAAATTAACCGAGCGGATACAATTAGCCTGACGCTAGTCACAGTTATCACAGTGATGGAGGCTTCTGGAGAATGGCAGTTCGCACTGAATCGTTTCTTATTGACATTGACAGGGATTGTTTCTGCATTTCTAATCAATATTATAGTAGTTCCTCCGAAACCACGTAAACAGTACATCAAGCAGATTGAGAACGTCTTTGCCAGCCTATCCTTGCTGCTAAGAACGGCAGTATCTCATGAGATGAAGGAAAGTGTGTTTCGTGATGAAAAGCTTGCACTGGAGTCATCCATTAAATCTTTAGCGGATAAGTATGCTTTGTTTGAAGAGGAGCAGAAACAGCTAAAGCGGGCGAAGTACAGTCAGACTAGACAGATGGTTGTCTATAAGAACCTGTTATCATCTTTACAAAAAGGCTTCGATGTTCTTGAGGCTGTGGACCGGCATTATTTTCAAGCGGATCGAAGCGAAGAGACTGATGCATTGTTTGACAGTCATTTGGAGCAGTTAATCAAATATCATCAACTGATCTTGTTGAAATTTGAAGATAAACTTAAACCGAACACCAATGAATCAGAACCCTTGGGAGACGAGAATGATGGATTTTTGAATTCAACGATCCTAGGGTATAATGCGGAGAAAATAGGTCAACTACGTTTGTATGTTGTAGCCGCAGCTATTTACGATTACGGGTATCAATTAGAACGCCTGGATAAAGTGGCAGATCAAATGAATCGTATAGCGACTGAGGAAAAAGAAACGGATCGTGAAGCATAGAACATAACCTTTTGATGTGCAACATATAAGCTTAAGGATTATGTTCAGAGTGAAACTTATACTTCTTATTTTTATTAACAAATCCGGTCCCAGAGGGGCCGGATTCATCTATTAAGAGTATCCTCACTTGAAATATCAACCTTCCAAAAGGGGATGAAATGTAGTGGAGAATCATGAAATTGAATGGAAAGAAGAACAGCAGCGAGTAGACGGAGTGACCAAGCTTTTGTCTGCCCATATCCGGCGTTTATCTGAGGAGCTCGGACTTCATCGTAGTGATGTGGTAGATATGCGGAAAGACTTCTGGGAAGAGGTTACGGTAAACTTCAGTAGTCCAGATGATTTAGGGGAAACTTCAACAAGTCTTCGCCAACAATCCCAAATCTTGAATGAACGCGAACGCCATCATTTACAGTCAAGCAAGGCACTGAAAAAATATAAAAAGCTGCTCGTCTCTCCATACTTTGGGCGTATTGACTTTACAGAAGCACCAAATGGAGAAACTGAAAAGATATATCTAGGAATTGGATCTTTGATGGAGGATGATGGCACCTTCTTGATCTATGACTGGCGGGCACCCATATCGAGCTTATATTATGACGGAGCACCTGGTCCTGCAGCTTATGAAACGCCTGGTGGACTAGTTTCAGGCACAATGAATCTTAAGCGGCAATTTGTAATAGCTGATGGTGTTATTGAAGTGATGTTTGATACTGGTGTTACGATCGGTGACGAGCTTTTGCAGCAGGTGCTTAGCCATAGTGCCGATGATCGAATGAAGAGTATTGTAGCTACCATTCAGAAAGAGCAAAATGCGATTATCCGTAACGATAAAAGCCGGATGCTGGTTGTACAGGGTGCAGCAGGGAGCGGGAAAACCTCAGCTGCACTGCAACGGGTAGCTTATCTTTTGTATAAATACCGTGAAGTTCTGCAGGCAGATCAAATGCTTTTGTTCTCGCCAAACCCACTGTTTAATAGCTATGTATCTACCGTACTCCCAGAGCTAGGTGAAGAAAATATGCAGCAAACCACCTTCCAGATGTATTTGGAGCACCGTCTGGGACATGAATTTCAGCTTGAAGATGTCTTTAGTCAAACAGAAAGCCTATTGAATGCCCCTGACGGCCCTGAGGTGGCTATACGCAGAGAAGGCATCGCTTATAAATCATCCGTACCTTTTCTCGATGCAATTCGTCGATATGCTACGATGCTTGAGCATGAGGGCATGATGTTCAAACCCTTAATGTTTCAAGGAAGGGCAGTCGTCAGTAAGGAAGAGATGGAACGTCACTTCTATGCTTATGATCCAGCCATTAAGCTAGCGAACCGTGTAGACCTGATGACACGTTGGCTGCTGAAGAAGATCGCTGATTTTAGTCATGAGGAAAGAAATGCTTCATGGGTGGAAGATCAAATTGAGCTATTGGACTCCAGTGATTATCATCGTGCTTATCAGATGTTGCGACGTAAGAAGAAAGCTACGCAGGATAGCTTTGATGATTTTGATACGGAAAAAGAAGTGTTATCCCGGTATGTAGTCAGCCAACGCTTAAAACCACTGCGCGGGTGGACTAAACGAGGCCGTTTTGTGGATGTTAAGGGGTTGTACAGTACGCTGTTTACTGATCGTGAGCTTATGGAACGTCTAAATGGTGTTAATTCTCTACCGGAAATCTGGGATGAGATCTGTGAGCAAACGCTAAAATCTATCGCAGTGAACGAGCTGGCTTATGAAGATGCCACTCCATTCCTGTATTTAAAGGAGCTAAGCCAAGGCTTCCGTACCAACACGTTGATTCGTCATGTGATTGTGGATGAAGTACAAGACTACTCCCCTTTCCAATTAGAGTTCATGCGCCGTTTATTTCCAAGGGCTAAAATGACCGTATTGGGTGATCTGAATCAGGCGATTTATGCACAAGGTGAAGTGCTAGGCGATTTGTCTAGTTTAGTTAGCATCTATGGTGAAGAAAATACAGAAGTGATCTCATTAACCCGTAGCTACCGCTCCACTTATGAGATTGTGGAATTTACCCGGGCAATGATTCCTGGCGGAGAACGTATTGTGCCGTTTAATCGGCGCGGAGAAGAACCTCAATTAAATGTAGTATCTAGCGAGGATGAGCTTCTAAATGCAGTTGAAAAGGATATCCGGAATTTGCAATCAAAGGGGTATCATTATGTGGCTGTCATCTGTAAAACAGCAGAGGAAAGCGCACGGGTTCACGATGAACTACATAGTAAGCTACCGGTAAGGCTCGTTACGAAGGAAACACCGAATTTCCAGAAGGGAACACTGGTGCTACCTGCTTACTTAGCCAAAGGTGTGGAGTTTGATGCTGTTATCATCTACGATGGTTCAGCTGAACGATATGGCAGAGAAAGTGAGCGTAAATTGTTCTATACAGCTTGCACTAGGGCTATGCACTTGCTTCATATTTTTAGTCTGGGGGAACCGAACCGATTCCTTCCAAACGTAAATGCGA
This Paenibacillus sp. FSL R5-0345 DNA region includes the following protein-coding sequences:
- a CDS encoding lactonase family protein; this translates as MEKQTKLLLFTGSYASATESGVQVFEFDGEAGGTLKLIDSVQGLTNPTFVNVDATALRLYAIGEKPNGEGGKEGEVVTFAIDAKSGKLSELNRIATMPASGNGQTTTCHISRDLNNEYVVVCSYHGGTVGLITLDEEKVASQLSDVAIHSGHGQHPERQDRPHPHSAIFSPDGQYLFVSDLGLDIIRSYRINRDLNKLEVHADTVLHPGAGPRHFTFHPDGKSAYVINEVDSTITSFTYDSARGTLHTVDTVSTLPEDFKEENTCAEIATSIDGKYLYASNRGADNIAVFAVDPATAKLTLIEYVSTRGGHPRHFSLTPDGAYLIVANRDANNLVVFSIEAASGRLVFTGNTAEVSKPVCVKPVIFPV
- a CDS encoding nitroreductase family protein is translated as MSNNFLEAVKGRRSIYAISKESTVTDAQIIEIVEQAVLHSPTSFNSQSSRAVVLLGEQHDKLWDITTETLRKIVPAEQFEGTAQKLASFKAGYGSVLFFEDQAVVKNLQENFALYAENFPVWSNQSSGILQFVVWTALSEVGLGASLQHYNPLIDDEVKEAWGIPQEWKLIAQLPFGKTVTPAGEKQFQPIEDRVKVFK
- the helD gene encoding RNA polymerase recycling motor HelD is translated as MENHEIEWKEEQQRVDGVTKLLSAHIRRLSEELGLHRSDVVDMRKDFWEEVTVNFSSPDDLGETSTSLRQQSQILNERERHHLQSSKALKKYKKLLVSPYFGRIDFTEAPNGETEKIYLGIGSLMEDDGTFLIYDWRAPISSLYYDGAPGPAAYETPGGLVSGTMNLKRQFVIADGVIEVMFDTGVTIGDELLQQVLSHSADDRMKSIVATIQKEQNAIIRNDKSRMLVVQGAAGSGKTSAALQRVAYLLYKYREVLQADQMLLFSPNPLFNSYVSTVLPELGEENMQQTTFQMYLEHRLGHEFQLEDVFSQTESLLNAPDGPEVAIRREGIAYKSSVPFLDAIRRYATMLEHEGMMFKPLMFQGRAVVSKEEMERHFYAYDPAIKLANRVDLMTRWLLKKIADFSHEERNASWVEDQIELLDSSDYHRAYQMLRRKKKATQDSFDDFDTEKEVLSRYVVSQRLKPLRGWTKRGRFVDVKGLYSTLFTDRELMERLNGVNSLPEIWDEICEQTLKSIAVNELAYEDATPFLYLKELSQGFRTNTLIRHVIVDEVQDYSPFQLEFMRRLFPRAKMTVLGDLNQAIYAQGEVLGDLSSLVSIYGEENTEVISLTRSYRSTYEIVEFTRAMIPGGERIVPFNRRGEEPQLNVVSSEDELLNAVEKDIRNLQSKGYHYVAVICKTAEESARVHDELHSKLPVRLVTKETPNFQKGTLVLPAYLAKGVEFDAVIIYDGSAERYGRESERKLFYTACTRAMHLLHIFSLGEPNRFLPNVNAKTMIANSL
- the hfq gene encoding RNA chaperone Hfq — protein: MESLKLQERLLNQFISTKVPVTIFTTNGVKMQGVVTSYDAFTITLQGQGDGRQNVLFKSAVSTIVPLKPVSLK
- a CDS encoding metallophosphoesterase produces the protein MKFTTDKALILHKKTVIFSCMMLLCLSLALTGCKDTKSSNLNAVELDQTELKPVSFWVATDTHFLDKDLQDGGQAFQTYVTGGDGKMLPYSDEMAEAMVYEAEQKKPAFIILSGDLTNNGERSSHQKLTEKLKRIEQQGTSVYVIPGNHDIFNPWARSFSGDKQLLTDSITDKDFVKMYADFGYKEAVSRDKESLSYIVKAAPNLWILMIDSSQYLNNLKYGFPQTDGRIASSTLSWMDESVKLAAKEHASVITVMHHNLLSHTSMSVSGFKLNNSQEAIQSLRKNGLNLVLSGHIHMQDIQVDPANTNQDTESTEQMPIFDIATSAMAVNPHQYGAMTFDPVTRAVNYKTAALNVEGWAEANQITDHNLLNFKAYAEEAFASNSYDKAMDSLKESPLTEAEKESMAKVMSMLNVRYFAGTAGTFAKDIKALPGYRLWEGQQDGFLGGYVQSMAEEKALSNVDLEVVLTKQ
- a CDS encoding peptidylprolyl isomerase; the protein is MDKKDLNGNENLENNGTTEEELNTSENTNEVNEVEVVAAEEPVNTVKQESIPVMNKVGSNNNTTPPAPPASPKGNKGWMIASVVLAAALIIVLIKPPFQKDDSNTAVATVNGTNITKEQLYDKLIEAGGESTLQAMITTELVDQEAKKANVTVTDEDINAELEDLKAQFGGEAAFNAALQQSSMTVDDLKKQMPLQVKLRKILEPQVTVTDEEIKEYYDANKASFNEEEQVRASHILVETKEEADAILKQLKDGADFAELAKEKSSDTGSKDNGGDLDFFKRGDMVAEFSDVAFKLKVGETSDAVKSDYGYHIIKVTDHKDAKNYTLEEKKDEIKKTLVSQKVSTLSTSWLSDTTAKAKITNSLTDAKKEATASPEPSASAEAGTESAK
- a CDS encoding phosphatase PAP2 family protein; translation: MLYYQNWSRGFRYFIGFAACFVVIAILVHMNKVSSFDNYMIHLVQSAESPGLTSFAKGLSLIGSSKVAIGISIGTMALLYFLLKHRLELILFLWVGLGSQLLNTLMKLWFQRERPNFHRIVQEIGYSFPSGHSMAAFSLYGVIAYLLWRHLPRRSERILLIMFAVFMIVGIGWSRIYLGVHYPSDVIGGFAASGAWLMLSVGLFEAYKKRISS
- a CDS encoding FUSC family protein; translated protein: MAFGARIFKTGMAVTLALYLAELLHFPSSVGAAIAAIFAMQPSIYRSWRYFLDQLTTTTMGAILALLGGMLLSNSPIAVGLVCILVIMISMKINRADTISLTLVTVITVMEASGEWQFALNRFLLTLTGIVSAFLINIIVVPPKPRKQYIKQIENVFASLSLLLRTAVSHEMKESVFRDEKLALESSIKSLADKYALFEEEQKQLKRAKYSQTRQMVVYKNLLSSLQKGFDVLEAVDRHYFQADRSEETDALFDSHLEQLIKYHQLILLKFEDKLKPNTNESEPLGDENDGFLNSTILGYNAEKIGQLRLYVVAAAIYDYGYQLERLDKVADQMNRIATEEKETDREA